A region of Macrobrachium nipponense isolate FS-2020 chromosome 7, ASM1510439v2, whole genome shotgun sequence DNA encodes the following proteins:
- the LOC135217244 gene encoding unconventional myosin-XVIIIa-like, with protein MFLSLLSFVLNHCFAFAAGFPREKAVYINLVVLSIEVFILLGFCMGIVRFFNDFMALDNCPSLAITEEDKHLDNDMDDDMNDDMQDDMNDDMHVDMNDDEQDCEEDEISASEDVSSSTCVETPHLPSQKTQINEIISTLEKDLEEKVRIVDELRKKVEGLTEERTKLEQNITDLERLNHEKDRQLLSMPAELEELKRETALKAQETEKLRRENEDKNSSLIILENTVAVLDMEKETLRRDLQQKENSRLELKNELDKNNEDLKKLREENRKKQNSIESLQKETEDQNFQMNCLEDQLQVLTIEKKFAQENLKQLELCRKELADKKKELEDVKAHNLQRDREILHLENELSLKQKEVLSLMKGTESIVAQRANGKNNEMTRRTVQLEFELTEMKEELETMEFEKMEAILELEKLQEEALAQDTKIRSLDMKGLDMISQAKDALYKEKNLTKMAPKRQPGSERKVGKESSQAKPRCLRKPKVNCKALYRQMDEIEEGILQIRASQRHSAANRRHSKASAKLPSVTKPLSREQIHQKLRMESAANLRRLEQDATMVRNLYKGNYVT; from the coding sequence ATGTTTTTAAGTTTGTTATCATTCGTGCTTAACCACTGCTTTGCCTTCGCGGCCGGATTCCCCCGCGAGAAAGCTGTCTATATCAATCTTGTTGTGCTGTCCATTGAAGTATTCATACTTCTTGGATTCTGCATGGGTATTGTCCGTTTCTTCAATGATTTTATGGCTCTGGACAACTGTCCGTCGCTGGCCATAACTGAAGAGGACAAACATTTGGATAATGATATGGACGACGATATGAATGACGATATGCAAGACGATATGAATGACGATATGCACGTCGATATGAATGACGATGAGCAAGACTGTGAAGAAGACGAAATTTCGGCTTCTGAAGATGTCTCTAGTTCAACTTGTGTAGAGACACCGCATTTGCCCAGCCAGAAGACCCAGATAAATGAAATAATCTCGACGCTTGAGAAAGACCTCGAAGAGAAAGTTCGAATAGTAGACGAACTAAGGAAAAAGGTAGAGGGCCTGACTGAAGAAAGAACGAAGCTGGAACAAAATATTACAGACCTGGAACGACTCAATCATGAGAAGGATAGGCAACTCCTCTCAATGCCAGCCGAACTGGAAGAGCTCAAAAGAGAGACAGCTCTCAAGGCGCAGGAGACAGAGAAGCTtagaagagagaatgaggacAAAAACTCCTCCCTCATCATTTTGGAAAACACGGTCGCAGTTCTCGACATGGAAAAGGAGACGTTGCGTCGAGATCTGCAACAGAAGGAAAACAGTCGATTAGAATTGAAAAATGAACTAGACAAGAACAATGAGGACCTGAAGAAACTGCGAGAAGAGAACAGGAAGAAGCAGAATAGCATTGAAAGTCTGCAGAAGGAAACCGAGGACCAGAACTTCCAGATGAACTGTTTGGAAGATCAATTGCAAGTCCTCACCATTGAGAAAAAGTTTGCCCAAGAAAATTTGAAGCAGCTCGAACTATGCAGGAAAGAATTAGCTGACAAAAAGAAGGAGTTGGAGGATGTTAAAGCACACAACCTCCAGAGGGACAGAGAGATCCTGCACCTGGAAAATGAGCTCTCTCTGAAGCAAAAAGAGGTCCTCAGCTTGATGAAAGGGACCGAAAGTATTGTAGCCCAAAGGGCCAATGGCAAAAACAACGAAATGACGAGGAGGACAGTCCAGCTAGAATTCGAGCTTACTGAGATGAAGGAGGAACTAGAGACGATGGAGTTTGAAAAGATGGAGGCCATCTTGGAACTTGAAAAACTCCAAGAAGAGGCCTTGGCCCAGGATACGAAAATCAGATCCTTGGATATGAAAGGGCTTGATATGATTAGCCAGGCAAAGGACGCTCTCTATAAAGAGAAGAATTTGACCAAAATGGCGCCGAAAAGACAGCCTGGATCAGAGAGGAAAGTTGGAAAGGAAAGTTCTCAGGCTAAACCTCGATGTCTGAGGAAGCCCAAGGTCAATTGCAAAGCCCTCTACCGACAAATGGACGAGATCGAGGAAGGGATTCTCCAGATCAGAGCGTCGCAACGACATTCAGCTGCCAACAGGAGACACTCAAAAGCCTCGGCTAAACTTCCTTCAGTGACGAAACCTCTAAGTAGAGAACAAATACATCAGAAGCTGAGGATGGAATCTGCAGCTAACCTCCGAAGACTGGAGCAAGATGCTACAATGGTAAGAAATCTCTACAAGGGCAACTACGTCACTTAA